Proteins from a single region of Acanthochromis polyacanthus isolate Apoly-LR-REF ecotype Palm Island chromosome 11, KAUST_Apoly_ChrSc, whole genome shotgun sequence:
- the atp1a3a gene encoding sodium/potassium-transporting ATPase subunit alpha-3a isoform X1 — translation MGYGRSDSYRVATTQDKDEKESPKKKGGKDLDDLKKEVPITEHKMSVEEVCRKYNTDIVQGLTNAKAAEYLARDGLNALTPPPTTPEWVKFCRQLFGGFSILLWIGAILCFLAYAIQAATEDEPAGDNLYLGIVLSAVVIITGCFSYFQEAKSSKIMESFKNMVPQQALVIREGEKMQINAEQVVAGDLVEVKGGDRIPADLRIISSHGCKVDNSSLTGESEPQTRSPDCTHDNPLETRNIAFFSTNCVEGTARGIVVCTGDRTVMGRIATLTSGLETGKTPIAKEIEHFIHIITGVAVFLGVTFFVLSLILGYSWLEAVIFLIGIIVANVPEGLLATVTVCLTLTAKRMARKNCLVKNLEAVETLGSTSTICSDKTGTLTQNRMTVAHMWFDNQIHEADTTEDQSGSSFDKSSTTWVSLARIAALCNRAVFKAGQESLPILKREVAGDASESALLKCIELSCGAVKSMRDKNKKVAEIPFNSTNKYQLSIHESEDENDNRYLLVMKGAPERILDRCSTIMVQGKEQPMDDEMKEAFQNAYLELGGLGERVLGFCHLFMPEDKYPKGFAFDTDDVNFQTDNLCFVGLMSMIDPPRAAVPDAVGKCRSAGIKVIMVTGDHPITAKAIAKGVGIISEGNETVEDIAARLNIPVSQVNPRDAKACVIHGTDLKDLSQEQMDDILRNHTEIVFARTSPQQKLIIVEGCQRQGAIVAVTGDGVNDSPALKKADIGVAMGISGSDVSKQAADMILLDDNFASIVTGVEEGRLIFDNLKKSIAYTLTSNIPEITPFLFFILVNIPLPLGTITILCIDLGTDMVPAISLAYEAAESDIMKRQPRNPLRDKLVNERLISIAYGQIGMIQALGGFFAYFVIMAENGFLPSVLVGIRLNWDDRSNNDLEDSYGQQWTYEQRKIVEFTCHTAFFVSIVVVQWADVIICKTRRNSVFQQGMKNKILIFGLFEETALAAFLSYCPGMDVALRMYPLKPSWWFCAFPYSFLIFVYDEIRKLILRRNPGGWVEKETYY, via the exons TATGGACGGTCGGACAGCTACCGCGTGGCCACCACGCAGGACAAGGATGAGAAGGAGTCGCCCAAGAAGAAGGGAGGAAAGGACCTGGATGACCTGAAGAAGGAAGTTCCTATA ACGGAACATAAAATGTCTGTTGAGGAGGTTTGCCGGAAATACAATACTGATATCGTCCAG GGTTTGACCAATGCCAAGGCAGCAGAGTACCTGGCACGGGATGGCCTCAATGCCTTGACCCCTCCCCCAACCACCCCAGAGTGGGTTAAGTTCTGTCGTCAGCTGTTTGGTGGCTTCTCCATCCTGCTGTGGATCGGTGCCATCCTCTGCTTCCTGGCCTACGCCATCCAGGCTGCGACGGAGGACGAGCCCGCTGGGGATAAC TTGTATCTGGGTATCGTGCTGTCAGCTGTTGTCATCATCACCGGCTGCTTCTCCTATTTCCAGGAAGCTAAGAGCTCCAAGATCATGGAGTCTTTTAAGAACATGGTCCCTCAG CAAGCCTTGGTGATCCGTGAGGGAGAAAAGATGCAGATCAATGCTGAGCAGGTCGTGGCAGGAGACTTGGTGGAGGTGAAAGGAGGAGACAGGATCCCTGCTGACCTCCGCATCATCTCCTCTCATGGCTGCAAG GTGGATAACTCATCCCTGACTGGTGAATCAGAGCCCCAGACCAGGTCACCTGACTGCACCCATGACAACCCCCTGGAAACCCGCAACATTGCCTTCTTCTCCACCAACTGTGTTGAGG GAACTGCACGTGGTATCGTTGTGTGCACTGGTGACCGTACAGTGATGGGCCGCATTGCTACCCTCACCTCAGGCCTGGAGACTGGCAAG ACACCCATTGCCAAGGAGATCGAGCACTTCATCCACATCATCACGGGCGTGGCTGTCTTCCTCGGTGTGACCTTCTTTGTCCTCTCACTCATCCTGGGTTACTCCTGGCTGGAGGCCGTCATCTTCCTCATTGGTATTATTGTGGCTAATGTGCCCGAGGGACTGCTGGCCACAGTCACT GTGTGTTTGACACTGACTGCTAAGCGAATGGCTCGTAAGAACTGCCTGGTAAAGAACTTGGAGGCTGTGGAAACTCTGGGCTCCACCTCCACCATCTGCTCAGACAAGACAGGCACGCTGACCCAGAACAGGATGACCGTGGCCCACATGTGGTTCGACAATCAGATCCATGAGGCTGACACAACTGAGGACCAATCTG GCTCCTCCTTCGACAAGAGCTCCACAACATGGGTGTCTTTGGCTCGTATCGCTGCTCTGTGCAACCGTGCTGTGTTCAAGGCAGGACAGGAATCTTTGCCCATCCTTAAGCGTGAGGTAGCTGGTGACGCCTCCGAGTCAGCGCTGCTGAAGTGTATTGAGTTGTCCTGCGGCGCCGTCAAAAGCATGAGGGACAAGAATAAGAAGGTGGCTGAGATTCCGTTTAACTCCACCAACAAGTATCAG CTCTCAATTCATGAAAGTGAGGATGAAAATGACAACCGCTACCTGCTGGTAATGAAGGGAGCCCCAGAGAGGATCCTGGACCGCTGCTCCACCATCATGGTGCAGGGCAAGGAGCAGCCAATGGACGATGAGATGAAAGAGGCTTTCCAGAACGCCTACCTGgaactgggaggactgggagaGAGAGTGCTGG GTTTCTGCCACCTGTTTATGCCAGAGGACAAATACCCCAAAGGTTTTGCCTTCGATACAGATGATGTCAACTTCCAGACCGACAACCTTTGCTTTGTGGGCCTCATGTCCATGATTGACCCTCCCCGTGCTGCCGTGCCCGATGCTGTGGGCAAATGCCGCTCTGCTGGCATCAAG GTTATTATGGTGACTGGTGACCACCCAATCACTGCCAAAGCCATTGCCAAGGGTGTGGGTATCATCTCTGAAGGCAACGAAACAGTTGAAGACATTGCTGCACGTCTGAACATCCCTGTCAGCCAGGTCAACCCCAg GGATGCCAAGGCCTGTGTGATTCACGGCACAGATCTGAAAGACCTCTCTCAGGAGCAGATGGACGATATTTTGAGGAACCACACAGAGATTGTCTTTGCCAGAACCTCCCCACAGCAGAAGCTCATCATTGTAGAAGGCTGCCAGAGACAG ggAGCCATCGTGGCTGTGACAGGTGATGGTGTGAACGACTCTCCTGCTCTGAAGAAGGCTGACATCGGTGTTGCCATGGGAATCTCTGGCTCAGACGTATCCAAGCAAGCTGCAGACATGATCCTGCTTGACGACAACTTTGCCTCCATTGTCACTGGAGTAGAGGAAG GTCGTCTGATCTTTGACAATCTGAAGAAATCCATTGCCTACACTCTGACCAGCAACATCCCAGAGATCACCCCCTTCCTGTTCTTCATCTTGGTCAACATCCCATTGCCTCTGGGCACCATCACCATCCTCTGCATCGATCTGGGAACTGACATG GTACCGGCTATCTCTCTGGCTTATGAAGCAGCTGAGAGTGACATCATGAAGCGTCAGCCCAGGAACCCACTGAGGGACAAACTGGTCAATGAGAGGCTCATCAGCATCGCCTATGGACAGATTG GTATGATCCAAGCCCTTGGTGGCTTCTTTGCTTATTTTGTCATCATGGCTGAAAATGGTTTTCTGCCATCTGTGCTCGTCGGCATCCGGCTCAACTGGGACGATCGCTCCAACAACGACCTGGAGGACAGCTATGGTCAGCAATGG ACCTATGAGCAGCGTAAGATTGTGGAGTTCACGTGCCACACAGCCTTCTTTGTCAGTATTGTGGTggtgcagtgggcagatgtcaTCATCTGCAAGACCAGACGCAACTCTGTGTTCCAGCAGGGCATGAA AAATAAGATTTTGATCTTTGGGCTGTTTGAGGAAACAGCCCTGGCTGCTTTCCTGTCCTACTGCCCTGGTATGGACGTGGCACTACGGATGTACCCACTCAA GCCCAGCTGGTGGTTCTGTGCATTCCCATACAGTTTCCTCATCTTTGTTTACGATGAGATCCGAAAACTCATCCTTCGCCGAAACCCTGGAG GCTGGGTGGAAAAAGAGACGTACTATTAA
- the atp1a3a gene encoding sodium/potassium-transporting ATPase subunit alpha-3a isoform X2, with protein MARKNCLVKNLEAVETLGSTSTICSDKTGTLTQNRMTVAHMWFDNQIHEADTTEDQSGSSFDKSSTTWVSLARIAALCNRAVFKAGQESLPILKREVAGDASESALLKCIELSCGAVKSMRDKNKKVAEIPFNSTNKYQLSIHESEDENDNRYLLVMKGAPERILDRCSTIMVQGKEQPMDDEMKEAFQNAYLELGGLGERVLGFCHLFMPEDKYPKGFAFDTDDVNFQTDNLCFVGLMSMIDPPRAAVPDAVGKCRSAGIKVIMVTGDHPITAKAIAKGVGIISEGNETVEDIAARLNIPVSQVNPRDAKACVIHGTDLKDLSQEQMDDILRNHTEIVFARTSPQQKLIIVEGCQRQGAIVAVTGDGVNDSPALKKADIGVAMGISGSDVSKQAADMILLDDNFASIVTGVEEGRLIFDNLKKSIAYTLTSNIPEITPFLFFILVNIPLPLGTITILCIDLGTDMVPAISLAYEAAESDIMKRQPRNPLRDKLVNERLISIAYGQIGMIQALGGFFAYFVIMAENGFLPSVLVGIRLNWDDRSNNDLEDSYGQQWTYEQRKIVEFTCHTAFFVSIVVVQWADVIICKTRRNSVFQQGMKNKILIFGLFEETALAAFLSYCPGMDVALRMYPLKPSWWFCAFPYSFLIFVYDEIRKLILRRNPGGWVEKETYY; from the exons ATGGCTCGTAAGAACTGCCTGGTAAAGAACTTGGAGGCTGTGGAAACTCTGGGCTCCACCTCCACCATCTGCTCAGACAAGACAGGCACGCTGACCCAGAACAGGATGACCGTGGCCCACATGTGGTTCGACAATCAGATCCATGAGGCTGACACAACTGAGGACCAATCTG GCTCCTCCTTCGACAAGAGCTCCACAACATGGGTGTCTTTGGCTCGTATCGCTGCTCTGTGCAACCGTGCTGTGTTCAAGGCAGGACAGGAATCTTTGCCCATCCTTAAGCGTGAGGTAGCTGGTGACGCCTCCGAGTCAGCGCTGCTGAAGTGTATTGAGTTGTCCTGCGGCGCCGTCAAAAGCATGAGGGACAAGAATAAGAAGGTGGCTGAGATTCCGTTTAACTCCACCAACAAGTATCAG CTCTCAATTCATGAAAGTGAGGATGAAAATGACAACCGCTACCTGCTGGTAATGAAGGGAGCCCCAGAGAGGATCCTGGACCGCTGCTCCACCATCATGGTGCAGGGCAAGGAGCAGCCAATGGACGATGAGATGAAAGAGGCTTTCCAGAACGCCTACCTGgaactgggaggactgggagaGAGAGTGCTGG GTTTCTGCCACCTGTTTATGCCAGAGGACAAATACCCCAAAGGTTTTGCCTTCGATACAGATGATGTCAACTTCCAGACCGACAACCTTTGCTTTGTGGGCCTCATGTCCATGATTGACCCTCCCCGTGCTGCCGTGCCCGATGCTGTGGGCAAATGCCGCTCTGCTGGCATCAAG GTTATTATGGTGACTGGTGACCACCCAATCACTGCCAAAGCCATTGCCAAGGGTGTGGGTATCATCTCTGAAGGCAACGAAACAGTTGAAGACATTGCTGCACGTCTGAACATCCCTGTCAGCCAGGTCAACCCCAg GGATGCCAAGGCCTGTGTGATTCACGGCACAGATCTGAAAGACCTCTCTCAGGAGCAGATGGACGATATTTTGAGGAACCACACAGAGATTGTCTTTGCCAGAACCTCCCCACAGCAGAAGCTCATCATTGTAGAAGGCTGCCAGAGACAG ggAGCCATCGTGGCTGTGACAGGTGATGGTGTGAACGACTCTCCTGCTCTGAAGAAGGCTGACATCGGTGTTGCCATGGGAATCTCTGGCTCAGACGTATCCAAGCAAGCTGCAGACATGATCCTGCTTGACGACAACTTTGCCTCCATTGTCACTGGAGTAGAGGAAG GTCGTCTGATCTTTGACAATCTGAAGAAATCCATTGCCTACACTCTGACCAGCAACATCCCAGAGATCACCCCCTTCCTGTTCTTCATCTTGGTCAACATCCCATTGCCTCTGGGCACCATCACCATCCTCTGCATCGATCTGGGAACTGACATG GTACCGGCTATCTCTCTGGCTTATGAAGCAGCTGAGAGTGACATCATGAAGCGTCAGCCCAGGAACCCACTGAGGGACAAACTGGTCAATGAGAGGCTCATCAGCATCGCCTATGGACAGATTG GTATGATCCAAGCCCTTGGTGGCTTCTTTGCTTATTTTGTCATCATGGCTGAAAATGGTTTTCTGCCATCTGTGCTCGTCGGCATCCGGCTCAACTGGGACGATCGCTCCAACAACGACCTGGAGGACAGCTATGGTCAGCAATGG ACCTATGAGCAGCGTAAGATTGTGGAGTTCACGTGCCACACAGCCTTCTTTGTCAGTATTGTGGTggtgcagtgggcagatgtcaTCATCTGCAAGACCAGACGCAACTCTGTGTTCCAGCAGGGCATGAA AAATAAGATTTTGATCTTTGGGCTGTTTGAGGAAACAGCCCTGGCTGCTTTCCTGTCCTACTGCCCTGGTATGGACGTGGCACTACGGATGTACCCACTCAA GCCCAGCTGGTGGTTCTGTGCATTCCCATACAGTTTCCTCATCTTTGTTTACGATGAGATCCGAAAACTCATCCTTCGCCGAAACCCTGGAG GCTGGGTGGAAAAAGAGACGTACTATTAA